From a single Miscanthus floridulus cultivar M001 chromosome 8, ASM1932011v1, whole genome shotgun sequence genomic region:
- the LOC136476401 gene encoding HSP-interacting protein-like translates to MALSNLPLHPLLCALFGRQAVLACCRLLRRLASSAAAASVPSKHLPLPPLLLIDSAVGEHGQKPALSVLSRISFLGGAGTLLACCRKIACSFWSCFRFLPLQICQASRFPFGSNKKRTKKEFHLGEGGRPPAMGKPPGARNPPAAEADGDEAVFLELSRERKEEATRLFNRGDFEGAAFKYDKAAQLLPAGRRVEAARLRASVAQCYMRMRPAEFHRGIHECNLALEAAPRYSRALLRRAACFEALGRADLAWGDVRTVLRWEPGNRAARRISDRVRAALEDKGVSVALDEEDVVQTEDEDEIASAKGEEKRKKSHNKRLDSVAGEQEGGNGNHIGPLESASTEKQADPRQTNGIGNHQDRTEDREPNGLEKLEQSTETEEKDMGNKRGGHTAGKKTGRGESKQQKHSAVKPVYHCEDNIGVKEEAMKDVKLVFGEDIRCAQMPANCSLSQLREIVQNKFPSLKAFLIKYKDKEEDLVTITSSEELSWASNRADLEGLIRLYVAEVNPVQELGVDGVRRRPSFATLERNRDIMLDNGTVWHDVEHKYCADDWMVQFAQIIKNHVGFSSDAYLDLQDLGLRLYYEAMEDTVESEEAQEVFEVAESKFQEMAALALFNCGNVHMSRARKRPCLPEDSLQEFILEQVKVSYDWACTEYAKAGVMFDEAVKTKSDFFEGLIALGQQQFEQAKLSWYYALACKINMETEVLELFNHAEDNMEKGMDMWERMETLRLRGLSKPSKEKVVLKKMVLEGFVKDLSVDEAFEQASSIRSHINILWGTVLYERSVVEFNLGLPSWEESLTVAMEKFKIGGASQADINVIVKNHCANETTQEGLSFKVEEIVQAWNEMYDAKNWTSGHLSFRLQPIFRRRAPKLHHILEHLNYA, encoded by the exons ATGGCCCTATCCAACCTCCCTTTGCATCCTCTGCTTTGTGCTCTGTTCGGCCGACAGGCCGTGCTTGCCTGCTGCCGTTTGCTTCGCCGCCTCGCGTCTTCTGCAGCTGCTGCTTCCGTGCCGTCGAAGCATCTTCCCCTCCCACCTCTGCTTCTTATAGATTCGGCTGTGGGCGAGCACGGACAAAAACCTGCCCTTTCCGTGCTCTCGCGCATTTCGTTTCTTGGGGGAGCAGGGACTCTTCTTGCCTGCTGCAGGAAGATTGCCTGCAGTTTCTGGTCCTGTTTCCGTTTCCTCCCGCTTCAAATCTGCCAAGCTTCAAGGTTTCCTTTTGGTTCCAACAAGAAGCGAACAAAAAAGGAGTTTCATTTGGGGGAAGGAGGGCGGCCCCCAGCCATGGGGAAGCCGCCGGGGGCCAGGAATCCGCCTGCGGCGGAGGCGGACGGCGACGAGGCGGTGTTCCTGGAGCTGTCGCGGGAGCGCAAGGAAGAGGCCACTCGGCTGTTCAACCGGGGGGACTTTGAGGGCGCGGCGTTCAAGTACGACAAGGCGGCGCAGCTGCTCCCCGCGGGGCGGCGCGTGGAGGCGGCGCGCCTCCGCGCCAGCGTCGCGCAGTGCTACATGCGGATGCGCCCCGCGGAGTTCCACCGCGGCATCCACGAGTGCAACCTCGCGCTGGAGGCGGCGCCCCGGTACAGCAGGGCGTTGCTCCGCCGGGCCGCCTGCTTCGAGGCGCTGGGCAGGGCCGACCTCGCGTGGGGCGACGTCCGGACGGTGCTGCGGTGGGAGCCCGGTAACCGCGCCGCGCGCCGGATCTCGGACCGGGTAAGGGCGGCGTTGGAGGATAAGGGTGTCTCGGTTGCCTTGGATGAGGAGGATGTGGTGCAGACAGAGGATGAGGACGAGATTGCTAGCGCCAAGGgagaggagaagaggaagaaatCTCATAACAAGCGTTTGGATTCGGTTGCAGGGGAACAGGAGGGGGGAAATGGGAATCATATTGGGCCACTGGAATCTGCTTCCACGGAGAAGCAGGCTGACCCGAGGCAGACAAATGGGATAGGGAATCATCAGGATCGTACTGAAGATAGAGAGCCCAATGGTCTCGAGAAGCTAGAACAAAGTACTGAGACTGAAGAGAAGGACATGGGCAACAAGCGAGGTGGACACACTGCTGGAAAGAAGACGGGGCGTGGTGAGAGCAAGCAACAAAAGCATTCTGCAGTCAAGCCAGTGTATCATTGTGAGGACAACATTGGTGTCAAGGAGGAAGCGATGAAGGATGTGAAATTGGTCTTTGGAGAGGACATCAGGTGTGCTCAGATGCCAGCTAACTGCTCTCTGTCACAATTAAGAGAAATAGTTCAGAACAAATTCCCTTCATTGAAGGCATTTCTGATCAAGTAtaaagacaaagaagaagacttGGTGACAATAACCTCGTCCGAGGAGCTAAGCTGGGCAAGTAATCGTGCAGATTTGGAAGGGCTAATCCGATTATATGTTGCAGAGGTTAATCCTGTGCAAGAGCTTGGTGTGGATGGGGTCAGGAGACGTCCTTCCTTTGCCACATTAGAGAGAAACCGTGATATCATGTTGGATAATGGGACCGTTTGGCATGATGTTGAGCATAAGTATTGCGCTGATGACTGGATGGTACAGTTTGCCCAGATAATCAAGAATCATGTTGGTTTTAGTTCTGATGCATATCTGGATCTCCAAGACCTTGGCCTGAGACTGTACTATGAGGCTATGGAAGACACAGTAGAAAGTGAAGAAGCACAGGAAGTATTTGAAGTTGCAGAGTCGAAATTTCAGGAGATGGCAGCACTGGCATTGTTTAACTGTGGCAATGTCCACATGTCTCGTGCAAGAAAAAGGCCATGCTTGCCTGAAGATTCTTTACAGGAGTTTATACTTGAGCAAGTCAAAGTTTCATATGATTGGGCATGTACAGAATATGCCAAAGCTGGCGTGATGTTTGACGAAGCTGTTAAAACTAAATCTGACTTTTTTGAAGGTCTTATTGCTCTTGGTCAGCAGCAATTCGAGCAGGCCAAACTCTCTTGGTATTACGCTCTTGCATGTAAGATAAATATGGAAACTGAAGTTTTGGAGTTGTTCAACCATGCAGAGGATAATATGGAAAAGGGAATGGATATGTGGGAAAGAATGGAAACTTTGCGCTTGAGGGGACTGTCTAAACCAAGTAAGGAGAAAGTTGTACTTAAGAAGATGGTCTTAGAAGGTTTTGTGAAGGATCTATCGGTAGATGAAGCATTTGAACAGGCTTCAAGCATACGGTCACATATAAATATCTTGTGGGGAACTGTCCTTTATGAACGTTCAGTAGTTGAATTCAATTTGGGACTTCCTAGCTGGGAGGAGTCACTGACTGTTGCCATGGAAAAATTTAAGATCGGAGGTGCTTCTCAAGCTGACATCAATGTGATTGTAAAGAACCATTGTGCTAATGAAACCACCCAAGAAG GACTCAGTTTTAAGGTTGAGGAGATAGTTCAGGCGTGGAATGAAATGTATGATGCTAAAAATTGGACAAGTGGACACCTGTCTTTCCGCCTTCAACCAATATTCCGACGTAGAGCTCCGAAGTTGCATCATATACTTGAGCATCTGAACTATGCATAA